Proteins co-encoded in one Epinephelus moara isolate mb chromosome 11, YSFRI_EMoa_1.0, whole genome shotgun sequence genomic window:
- the LOC126397841 gene encoding musculin, whose product MSTGSAASDAEDYETCHRRRGAHGALERTTCFNPSRYSDEELEDDGAEGRVKHERKLSKAHQKEARQTQRNAANARERARMRVLSKAFSRLKTSLPWVPADTKLSKLDTLRLASSYISHLRQLLQEDRFENSFAHPVNLTWPFMMTGRSEDSQDISTTVRLCGATA is encoded by the exons ATGTCCACTGGCTCTGCTGCAAGTGATGCTGAGGACTATGAGACGTGtcacaggaggagaggagcgcACGGAGCTTTGGAGAGGACTACCTGCTTTAACCCCAGCAGGTACTCGGATGAGGAGTTGGAGGATGACGGCGCGGAGGGGAGGGTCAAGCACGAGCGCAAACTCTCCAAAGCGCACCAGAAGGAAGCGCGGCAGACGCAGAGAAACGCGGCCAACGCCAGGGAGAGGGCGCGGATGAGAGTGCTGAGCAAAGCGTTCTCCAGACTAAAAACCAGCCTGCCCTGGGTACCGGCGGACACCAAGCTGTCCAAATTGGACACGCTTCGACTCGCCTCGAGCTACATCTCGCACCTGagacagctgctgcaggaggacCGGTTCGAGAACAGCTTTGCGCACCCTGTCAACCTG ACCTGGCCGTTCATGATGACAGGCCGATCAGAGGACAGCCAAGACATCTCAACCACTGTCAGACTGTGTGGAGCAACAGCATAG